From a region of the Oligoflexus sp. genome:
- a CDS encoding response regulator, translating into MGKVLLVDDEDDFLESLRASMTAAGFDVLTAPSAFEALRIIKNIKEPIDCVLTDYRMPEMRGDELAFAIKHNTGIPVVIMTGDSSVSADVLFKAGISGVITKPFDAEHFIEFLRNNDLQVDVSKQRKFLRQKLDQTSQRIELSNGRDTVAGDILNMSNGGIGVCLDASIEPMSTVQFVLQIDGQEIKGYMHCRWRAMLGERLNAGFEFDSLTKKALASNSAFIKWVTINQAS; encoded by the coding sequence ATGGGAAAAGTTCTGTTGGTCGATGATGAAGATGATTTCCTTGAGTCCCTGCGGGCTTCGATGACCGCGGCCGGATTCGACGTGTTGACCGCGCCGAGCGCTTTCGAGGCCCTGCGCATCATTAAAAACATCAAGGAACCGATCGACTGCGTGCTCACCGACTACCGCATGCCCGAGATGCGTGGTGACGAGCTGGCTTTCGCGATCAAACACAATACCGGCATCCCTGTCGTGATCATGACGGGTGACAGTTCCGTATCGGCCGATGTTTTGTTCAAAGCAGGCATTTCCGGTGTGATCACCAAGCCCTTTGACGCTGAACATTTCATTGAATTTCTGAGGAACAACGATTTGCAAGTGGATGTCTCGAAACAAAGAAAATTTCTCAGGCAGAAACTGGATCAGACTTCGCAGCGCATCGAACTCTCGAACGGTCGTGACACAGTGGCCGGTGATATTTTGAACATGAGTAACGGCGGCATCGGCGTCTGTCTCGATGCGAGCATCGAACCCATGTCCACCGTCCAGTTCGTGCTGCAGATCGACGGTCAGGAAATTAAAGGCTACATGCACTGTCGCTGGCGGGCCATGCTCGGCGAACGGCTGAACGCCGGTTTTGAATTCGACTCCCTTACCAAAAAAGCTCTGGCCAGCAATTCCGCCTTCATCAAATGGGTTACCATCAACCAGGCGTCGTGA